In Kitasatospora sp. NA04385, a single genomic region encodes these proteins:
- a CDS encoding cytochrome c oxidase subunit 4 has product MKEQGKIFAGLAVFVLAIAITYMIWTGKSDHGLEAAGTTALFLAFGLCAFIGFYLAFTAKRVDTGAGDNPEAQVSDDAGEVGFFAPHSWQPLSLAIGGALAFLGVIFGWWLLYWSIPIILIGLFGWVFEFYRGENQNQ; this is encoded by the coding sequence ATGAAGGAACAGGGAAAGATCTTCGCCGGTCTGGCCGTGTTCGTGCTGGCGATCGCGATCACCTACATGATCTGGACCGGTAAGTCGGACCACGGCCTGGAGGCCGCCGGCACCACCGCGCTGTTCCTGGCCTTCGGCCTGTGCGCCTTCATCGGCTTCTACCTGGCGTTCACCGCCAAGCGGGTGGACACCGGCGCGGGCGACAACCCCGAGGCCCAGGTCTCGGACGACGCCGGCGAGGTGGGCTTCTTCGCCCCGCACAGCTGGCAGCCGCTCTCCCTGGCGATCGGTGGCGCGCTGGCCTTCCTGGGCGTCATCTTCGGCTGGTGGCTGCTGTACTGGTCGATCCCGATCATCCTGATCGGCCTGTTCGGCTGGGTCTTCGAGTTCTACCGCGGCGAGAACCAGAACCAGTAG
- a CDS encoding Ig-like domain-containing protein produces the protein MLVLAPAAACSSGGGSAEKDSPHQIDVAPLIHTSAAGEEADPAKAFSVTTDGSAKLGTVTVTGPDGKPVAGELAADQQHWQTTDPLRAGAAYTVKVAAEDGTGGHGEADSTFTTADAQHVVTAELGPDSSGSGVYGVGQPLTVKLSEAVTDPAARQQIERGLTVTSQPAVTGAWYWVDDENLHFRPQEYWPANTTVKLAYDLPGIRISDGVYGGGEQTLALRTGDRVEALVDAGTDQLTYKRNGEVVKTIPVTTGKPGFDTRNGVKVVLGQESDVRMSSETIGIAAGSSEAYDLDVKWATRVTWSGEYVHAAPWSTWAQGKENVSHGCTGMSTDEAKWFFDNTRVGDIVQVVNSKGHDMEPFGNGFGDWNIGFDEYVKHSALGKPVSTAAPEGTVNATPGPGTGPSASASASR, from the coding sequence ATGCTCGTCCTGGCACCGGCCGCGGCCTGTTCCTCCGGCGGCGGGTCCGCGGAGAAGGACTCGCCCCACCAGATCGACGTCGCCCCGCTGATCCACACCTCGGCCGCCGGGGAGGAGGCCGACCCGGCGAAGGCGTTCAGCGTCACCACGGACGGCAGCGCGAAGCTCGGCACCGTCACCGTCACCGGTCCCGACGGGAAGCCGGTGGCCGGTGAGCTCGCCGCCGACCAGCAGCACTGGCAGACCACCGATCCGCTCCGGGCCGGCGCCGCGTACACCGTCAAGGTCGCGGCCGAGGACGGCACGGGCGGCCACGGCGAGGCCGACTCCACCTTCACCACCGCCGACGCGCAGCACGTCGTCACCGCCGAACTCGGCCCCGACAGCTCGGGCAGCGGCGTCTACGGCGTCGGCCAGCCGCTCACCGTCAAGCTCTCCGAGGCGGTCACCGACCCGGCCGCCCGGCAGCAGATCGAACGCGGCCTCACCGTCACCTCGCAGCCCGCCGTCACCGGCGCCTGGTACTGGGTCGACGACGAGAACCTGCACTTCCGGCCGCAGGAGTACTGGCCCGCCAACACCACCGTCAAGCTCGCCTACGACCTGCCGGGCATCCGGATATCCGACGGCGTCTACGGGGGCGGGGAGCAGACCCTCGCGCTGCGCACCGGCGACCGGGTCGAGGCGCTGGTCGACGCGGGCACCGACCAGCTGACGTACAAGCGCAACGGCGAGGTGGTGAAGACCATCCCGGTCACCACCGGCAAGCCCGGCTTCGACACCCGCAACGGCGTCAAGGTGGTGCTCGGCCAGGAGTCCGACGTCCGGATGAGCAGCGAGACGATCGGCATCGCGGCCGGCAGCAGCGAGGCCTACGACCTGGACGTGAAGTGGGCCACCCGGGTCACCTGGAGCGGCGAGTACGTCCACGCCGCGCCCTGGTCGACGTGGGCGCAGGGCAAGGAGAACGTCAGCCACGGCTGCACCGGGATGAGCACCGACGAGGCGAAGTGGTTCTTCGACAACACCCGGGTCGGCGACATCGTGCAGGTGGTCAACAGCAAGGGCCACGACATGGAGCCGTTCGGCAACGGCTTCGGTGACTGGAACATCGGCTTCGACGAGTACGTGAAGCACAGCGCGCTGGGCAAGCCGGTCAGCACGGCGGCCCCGGAGGGGACGGTGAACGCGACGCCGGGCCCGGGCACGGGCCCGAGCGCGTCGGCGAGCGCGAGCCGGTGA
- a CDS encoding cytochrome bc complex cytochrome b subunit: MSSASGTKNSASKPASTRGNPANKAEAAADWVDGRVGIYSLAKANLRKIFPDHWSFMLGEICLYSFIIIILTGVYLTLFFTPSMAETVYHGSYLPLNGIRMSEAYASTLDISFEVRGGLLIRQIHHWAALVFVAAMLVHMMRVFFTGAFRKPREINWVFGFLLLVLGMFDGFFGYSLPDDLLSGTGIRFMEGAILAVPLVGTYIQMFLFGGEFPGTDIIPRFFTIHVLLIPGIMLGLLVAHLILVFYHKHTQWAGPGKTEKNVVGMPLMPVYMAKAGGFFFLVFGIIAAISAIATINPIWAVGPYRPDQVSTDAQPDWYMGFSEGLIRIMPGWEISVWGGHTLNLGVMVPLAVFPLVLVAIAVWPFIESWVTGDKREHHILDRPRNAPVRTAFGAAWISLYLILLVGGGNDLFATHLHLSINTITYAVRVGFFVVPVLTFIVTKRWCLGLQRRDKDKVLHGRESGVIKRLPHGEFVEVHTPLSQKDLHSLTAHEQPQPLELPAETDENGVARKAGVITKTRVKLSEGFYGEGNQIAKPTTEEYHEITSGHGHH, translated from the coding sequence ATGAGTTCCGCAAGCGGCACCAAGAACAGTGCCTCCAAGCCGGCCAGTACCCGGGGCAACCCGGCGAACAAGGCCGAGGCGGCCGCCGACTGGGTCGACGGACGGGTCGGGATCTACTCCCTGGCCAAGGCCAACCTGCGCAAGATCTTCCCGGACCACTGGTCCTTCATGCTCGGCGAGATCTGCCTCTACAGCTTCATCATCATCATCCTCACGGGTGTGTACCTGACGCTGTTCTTCACCCCGAGCATGGCGGAGACCGTCTACCACGGCAGCTACCTGCCGCTGAACGGCATCCGGATGTCGGAGGCCTACGCCTCGACGCTGGACATCAGCTTCGAGGTCCGCGGCGGTCTGCTGATCCGCCAGATCCACCACTGGGCCGCGCTGGTCTTCGTCGCCGCGATGCTCGTGCACATGATGCGCGTGTTCTTCACCGGCGCGTTCCGCAAGCCCCGTGAGATCAACTGGGTCTTCGGCTTCCTGCTGCTGGTCCTGGGCATGTTCGACGGCTTCTTCGGCTACTCGCTGCCGGACGACCTGCTGTCGGGCACCGGCATCCGCTTCATGGAGGGCGCGATCCTGGCGGTGCCGCTGGTCGGCACCTACATCCAGATGTTCCTGTTCGGCGGCGAGTTCCCGGGCACCGACATCATCCCGCGCTTCTTCACCATCCACGTGCTGCTCATCCCGGGCATCATGCTGGGCCTGCTGGTCGCGCACCTGATCCTGGTCTTCTACCACAAGCACACCCAGTGGGCGGGCCCGGGCAAGACCGAGAAGAACGTCGTCGGCATGCCGCTGATGCCGGTCTACATGGCCAAGGCCGGTGGCTTCTTCTTCCTGGTGTTCGGCATCATCGCGGCGATCTCCGCGATCGCCACGATCAACCCGATCTGGGCCGTCGGCCCGTACCGTCCGGACCAGGTGTCCACCGACGCCCAGCCCGACTGGTACATGGGCTTCTCCGAGGGCCTGATCCGCATCATGCCGGGCTGGGAGATCTCGGTCTGGGGCGGCCACACGCTGAACCTCGGCGTGATGGTCCCGCTGGCGGTCTTCCCGCTGGTGCTGGTCGCCATCGCGGTCTGGCCGTTCATCGAGTCCTGGGTCACCGGCGACAAGCGCGAGCACCACATCCTGGACCGCCCGCGCAACGCCCCGGTCCGCACCGCGTTCGGCGCGGCCTGGATCTCGCTGTACCTGATCCTGCTGGTCGGCGGTGGCAACGACCTGTTCGCCACCCACCTGCACCTGTCGATCAACACGATCACCTACGCGGTCCGCGTCGGCTTCTTCGTGGTGCCGGTCCTGACCTTCATCGTCACCAAGCGCTGGTGCCTCGGCCTCCAGCGCCGCGACAAGGACAAGGTGCTGCACGGGCGCGAGTCCGGCGTCATCAAGCGCCTGCCGCACGGCGAGTTCGTCGAGGTGCACACCCCGCTGTCGCAGAAGGACCTGCACAGCCTCACCGCCCACGAGCAGCCCCAGCCGCTGGAGCTGCCCGCCGAGACGGACGAGAACGGGGTGGCCCGCAAGGCCGGCGTGATCACCAAGACCCGGGTGAAGCTCTCCGAGGGCTTCTACGGCGAGGGCAACCAGATCGCCAAGCCCACCACCGAGGAGTACCACGAGATCACCAGCGGCCACGGCCACCACTGA
- a CDS encoding GntR family transcriptional regulator: protein MHLVIDSQSPTPPYEQIRAQIAALARTGELPVGLKLPTVRALAERLGLAANTVARAYRELEADGVVETHGRAGTTVAPAGDAAHRLAAGAAAEYAARAARLGLTRDEALAAVVTALGVAYR, encoded by the coding sequence GTGCACCTGGTGATCGACTCCCAGTCCCCCACCCCGCCCTACGAGCAGATCCGCGCGCAGATCGCGGCCCTGGCCCGGACCGGCGAGCTCCCGGTGGGCCTGAAGCTCCCCACCGTCCGGGCCCTCGCCGAGCGGCTCGGCCTCGCCGCGAACACGGTGGCCCGCGCCTACCGCGAGCTGGAGGCCGACGGCGTGGTCGAGACCCACGGCCGGGCCGGCACCACCGTCGCCCCCGCCGGTGACGCCGCGCACCGCCTGGCCGCCGGCGCCGCCGCCGAGTACGCGGCCCGGGCCGCCCGCCTCGGCCTCACCCGCGACGAGGCGCTGGCCGCCGTGGTCACCGCCCTCGGCGTGGCCTACCGCTGA